The proteins below are encoded in one region of Penicillium psychrofluorescens genome assembly, chromosome: 4:
- a CDS encoding uncharacterized protein (ID:PFLUO_006970-T1.cds;~source:funannotate), with protein sequence MAIETLDPHDLILFDKTYRERLDIRKNLVKEHPQKIIGITNAADPRVGAAVRELYQSLMGNYLPQRYPTIFESKDSSVRNTVTGESWPTSLTDATTARRALEILPVNVDEDFFILLPDNQGDNKRLAGDEDETTYILEAYSACFPSGFEPQHKLGKRLASIHDPVPGYKERLEKSMDRFFRTLPPGKYVRRVNWAVTVDEELYSNFDKSGNAMTEECKQLGIDDLDLNKTFLRCERQTLHRLPQSNAIVFAFHTYLYPLEQVKAEGLGEELATAIDGLTRGNTPDIFLYKNGPKWAEAVKQYLRS encoded by the exons ATGG CAATCGAGACACTGGATCCGCACGATCTGATTCTTTTTGACAAGACGTATCGAGAGCGTCTAGACATCAGAAAGAATTTGGTCAAAGAACACCCTCAGAAGATTATCGGCATTACAAATGCAGCTGACCCTCGCGTGGGAGCTGCGGTCAGAGAGCTGTATCAGTCTTTGATGGGGAATTATCTTCCTCAACGATATCCGACAATCTTTGAAAGCAAAGATTCATCCGTCCGAAATACAGTCACGGGAGAATCGTGGCCTACCAGTTTAACAGACGCAACGACAGCAAGGCGAGCCCTCGAGATTTTGCCTGTCAATGTCGACGAAGActtcttcattcttcttcctgatAACCAGGGAGATAACAAGAGACTCGCCGGCGATGAGGACGAAACCACCTACATTTTAGAAGCGTACAGCGCATGTTTTCCCTCAGGCTTCGAACCTCAACACAAGCTAGGCAAACGACTAGCATCGATTCACGACCCGGTACCTGGATACAAGGAGAGACTTGAAAAGAGCATGGATCGCTTCTTCCGAACTCTCCCACCGGGCAAATACGTCAGGAGAGTGAACTGGGCCGTGACTGTTGACGAGGAGTTGTATTCCAATTTCGACAAAAGCGGGAATGCCATGACGGAGGAGTGTAAGCAGCTTGGTATCGATGACCTCGACTTGAACAAG ACATTCCTCCGCTGTGAGCGGCAAACTCTTCATCGGTTGCCGCAGTCGAACGCAATTGTCTTTGCTTTCCACACGTATTTGTACCCGCTCGAACAGGTTAAGGCAGAGGGCCTaggcgaggagctggcgacTGCCATTGATGGTCTGACACGGGGGAACACACCTGATATCTTTTTGTATAAGAATGGGCCCAAGTGGGCGGAAGCTGTGAAGCAATACTTGAGAAGCTGA
- a CDS encoding uncharacterized protein (ID:PFLUO_006971-T1.cds;~source:funannotate) yields MAIRSDSNNPSFARFDAAASDTTQEKLVATINRDGGVIVENLISQDLAEQIKSDLKPHFDRDTPDKYGFFPATTQRASGLLGFSDACVELACNPIYTGIANTLVSSSYTFWRGDHQETVSGKPIISSTVGFRVNPGGKQQVLHRDDNDYHPHDKKLPVMIGCVTALTKTTKENGATVAIPGSHLWGPERRPLREEAVPAELEPGDTFIFLGNLYHGGGSNTTQTDYRETVGIFLCQPTLRPAENQFLMVPLERARKLKPQAQRLLGYGVCEPGVGFMNYQDPMRVLFGVEDEETVNM; encoded by the exons ATGGCAATCAGATCTGACTCCAACAACCCATCATTTGCGCGTTTCGACGCCGCAGCCTCCGACACTACCCAGGAAAAACTGGTCGCCACTATCAaccgcgacggcggcgtAATCGTCGAGAACCTCATCTCGCAAGATCTAGCCGAGCAAATCAAGAGCGACCTAAAGCCGCACTTTGATCGGGACACGCCAGACAAATATGGGTTCTTCCCGGCAACTACGCAGCGGGCCAGCGGCTTGCTAGGTTTCTCGGACGCCTGTGTCGAACTCGCCTGCAATCCGATCTACACCGGCATTGCCAATACTCTGGTCTCTTCTAGCTACACTTTCTGGAGAGGCGATCATCAAGAGACTGTTAGTGGTAAACCGATCATTTCCTCGACGGTTGGGTTCCGTGTCAATCCTGGTGGGAAGCAGCAGGTGCTGCATCGCGATGACAA CGACTATCACCCCCATGATAAGAAGCTGCCTGTGATGATTGGCTGTGTCACAGCACTAACAAAGACAACTAAAGAGAACGGTGCTACCGTCGCCATTCCCGGCTCACACCTCTGGGGCCCAGAGCGTCGTCCTCTTCGCGAGGAAGCTGTGCCTGCTGAGCTGGAACCCGGGGATACCTTTATCTTCCTTGGTAACTTGTATCACGGCGGTGGTTCAAACACTACCCA AACCGATTATCGGGAAACTGTCGGCATATTTCTCTGTCAGCCGACTCTGCGTCCGGCCGAGAACCAGTTTCTGATGGTCCCACTCGAAAGGGCGAGAAAGCTGAAGCCTCAGGCTCAGAGGTTGTTGGGATACGGGGTCTGCGAGCCGGGTGTCGGGTTTATGAATTATCAAGATCCGATGAGAGTGCTTTTTGGggtcgaagatgaggagacTGTTAACATGTAA
- a CDS encoding uncharacterized protein (ID:PFLUO_006972-T1.cds;~source:funannotate), with translation MEGDIRDGAYPSSSSLSLPPPGGSRSSDKRRLLLIYVHGFMGTEASFQELPAHIHDLLTSLLSESHVVYTRIYPRYKSHGELQTAVDQFSAWLSPHEADDLDVILLGHSLGGILAADVALLQPPPMEHPKHRILGLVNFDVPFLGLHPRVIPTGLMSSMPRKEVSAEDELAEEQESLGLDPAYKPTAPNPNFDPPFKNDVRLVDRGFFKGMMHFVNKNTDNLSRSIFNRIVSPVKFANCVNNYSELRRRYRRLMELEAAEYSPGRVRFVNYYTSSTGRRKTKTKPTKETEELDQIKNEAPPSPPEVSETPGFFSETETANPSSTSNPTLEGQSPKSAASDSTLAAEPTLAAKETSSEKDIPPVDIPSITPPAPSSIDQKEGQPLSESASLSTLSLSTLSLSPSESATNAEGAKQKFRKFILLPSHHWRRADNAHWTPVLMEDMDEVLAHQSMFIPNASNYDYLVGDTVALIEQWVQADLTRRLLQEDLD, from the exons ATGGAGGGCGACATCCGGGATGGCGCCTATccctcttcgtccagcttgtCGCTGCCTCCGCCCGGAGGTTCGCGCAGTTCGGATAAGCGCAGGCTACTGTTGATTTATGTCCATGGCTTCATGGGCACGGAGGCTAGCTTTCAGGAGCTCCCCGCGCACATTCATGACCTGTTGACGAGTTTACTGAGCGAATCACACGTGGTATACACCCGCATTTACCCCCGGTACAAATCCCACGGCGAGTTACAAACAGCAGTGGACCAATTCAGCGCCTG GCTATCGCCGCATGAGGCGGACGATCTGGATGTCATCCTGCTGGGCCACAGTCTCGGCGGGATCCTGGCCGCAGACGTTGCGCTTCTGCAGCCGCCACCAATGGAGCACCCGAAGCATCGGATCCTGGGCCTCGTGAACTTCGACGTCCCCTTCCTGGGCCTCCATCCTCGCGTGATTCCAACCGGACTCATGAgctcgatgccgaggaaggaGGTATCCGCCGAAGACGAACTCgcggaagaacaagaatcGTTAGGCTTGGACCCGGCCTACAAGCCCACCGCTCCTAATCCCAACTTTGATCCTCCATTCAAGAATGATGTGCGCCTGGTGGATCGTGGCTTCTTCAAGGGCATGATGCATTTTGTCAACAAGAACACGGACAATCTCTCACGATCGATCTTTAACCGTATCGTATCGCCCGTTAAATTTGCAAACTGCGTCAACAATTACTCTGAACTTCGCCGGCGGTATCGACGCCTTATGGAGCTAGAGGCTGCGGAATACAGCCCTGGGCGAGTACGATTTGTCAACTACTACACCTCCAGCACTGGTCGCCGGAAAACCAAGACAAAGCCCACAAAGGAAACCGAAGAACTTGATCAGATAAAGAATGAAGCGCCACCCTCTCCACCAGAAGTTTCGGAGACTCCAGGCTTTTTTAGCGAAACTGAGACTGCCAACCCCTCCTCGACAAGCAACCCAACACTCGAAGGACAAAGCCCAAAGTCCGCTGCTTCCGATTCCACTCTGGCAGCCGAACCTACGCTGGCAGCCAAAGAGACCAGTTCTGAAAAGGACATTCCACCAGTGGATATCCCCAGTATCACACCACCTGCACCTAGCTCCATCGACCAGAAGGAGGGGCAACCCCTTTCGGAGAGCGCCTCCCTATCAACGCTCTCTCTATCAACACTTTCCCTCTCACCCTCCGAGTCTGCTACCAATGCAGAAGGCGCCAAACAGAAATTTCGCAAGTTTATTCTCTTGCCCTCACATCATTGGAGGCGTGCAGACAATGCGCACTGGACACCGGTGCTGATGGAGGACATGGACGAAGTGTTAGCGCATCAGTCTATGTTTATACCAAATGCTTCCAACTACGACTACCTCGTTGGAGATACTGTGGCGCTGATAGAGCAATGGGTCCAGGCAGATCTCACCCGACGGCTGCTCCAGGAAGACCTTGACTGA
- a CDS encoding uncharacterized protein (ID:PFLUO_006973-T1.cds;~source:funannotate), which yields MGKSPTPDREPTPEQPPPAYSPYVEPRLAAELGDVQVDGRIDVNLDSELAKSLAKVAKQQQDLSPAPEYDEALTAKGIRCDVKLNIVIQIVGSRGDVQPFIALGNALQTHGHRVRIATHDVFENFVKESYLEFFPIGGDPAQLMAYMVKNPGLIPQMKTLRSGEIKKKQVMVAEMLDGCWRSCIEDDPDTQEPFVADAIIANPPSFAHIHCAQALGIPVHLMFTMPWTTTRAFPHPLANLHSASIANVDAKTANWVSYGVVEWLTWQGLGDVINRWRSSIDLAPVPRTEGPCLAEALEIPFTYCWSPALVPKPRDWPAYIDVCGFFFSEPSSYTPPADLAEFLQSGPPPVYIGFGSIVVDDPQKLADTVIKAVEKAGVRAIVSKGWSELAGESDANIFYIGDCPHTWLFQNVAAVVHHGGAGTTACGLVNGRPTTIVPFFGDQPFWGDMVSKAGAGPDPIPHASLNPDNLAAAIKFCVTPEAASAALEISIKMQSETGVAAAVDSFHRNLPLDRMRCSIIPNQVAVWTYGSKKESLNLSKTAVSILIEHNRIDAKQLKCHAINPILIENRRWDPLTGVMSAASGTGENMLRSTGEMFYNPYKEYKRGRAARAAGASGSSQDLSRSTSSTEPASHSTKSPSDHVQSQSSPPALNRSTSEQRQDSFDTARNMVGAGMKGFGKFSATYFRGMVVDVPHAGAEGFRRAPQLYGEKPKDYGTVSDWKSGIKVGGKNFVGGMAGGIKDIIQYPIQGALADGKDGALRGLTRGALGMATKMPSGE from the exons ATGGGAAAATCTCCAACCCCCGACCGGGAACCGACACCGGAACAGCCTCCCCCAGCTTATTCCCCCTACGTTGAACCCCGCTTGGCCGCAGAGTTGGGTGATGTCCAAG TCGACGGCCGTATTGATGTCAACCTAGATTCGGAGCTCGCCAAGTCACTCGCTAAGGTCgccaagcagcagcaagaccTTTCTCCAGCGCCGGAGTATGACGAGGCTCTAACCGCAAAGGGAATACGCTGCGATGTAAAACTGAACATCGTCATCCAAATCGTGGGAAGCCGCGGAGATGTGCAGCCCTTCATCGCACTGGGGAACGCGTTGCAAACGCATGGTCACCGTGTCCGCATTGCCACCCACGACGTCTTCGAGAACTTCGTGAAGGAGTCGTACTTGGAGTTCTTCCCCATCGGTGGAGACCCAGCGCAGCTCATGGCGTACATGGTCAAAAACCCCGGCCTGATCCCGCAGATGAAGACACTGCGCAGtggagaaatcaaaaagaagcaggTCATGGTGGCAGAAATGCTGGATGGCTGCTGGAGATCATGCATCGAAGATGATCCAGACACCCAGGAGCCATTTGTTGCCGATGCAATCATTGCCAATCCGCCGAGCTTTGCACATATCCATTGTGCACAGGCGTTAGGGATCCCCGTCCACCTGATGTTTACCATGCCTTGGACTACTACCAGGGCATTTCCCCATCCTTTGGCCAATCTGCATTCCGCGTCCATAGCTAATGTGGACGCAAAGACGGCGAACTGGGTTTCATACGGAGTGGTAGAATGGCTAACGTGGCAAGG GTTGGGAGATGTTATCAATCGATGGCGGTCCTCAATAGACCTCGCACCCGTTCCCCGAACGGAGGGGCCCTGCCTAGCCGAGGCCTTGGAAATACCATTCACCTACTGTTGGTCCCCAGCCCTGGTTCCAAAGCCACGGGATTGGCCAGCTTACATCG ATGTGTGtggattcttcttctcggagCCATCTTCCTACACCCCGCCTGCCGATTTGGCCGAGTTTTTGCAATCAGGACCGCCTCCTGTATACATTGGCTTTGGCAGCAttgttgttgatgatccTCAGAAGTTAGCGGATACTGTGATCAAGGCAGTTGAAAAGGCTGGTGTACGTGCAATCGTCTCGAAGGGCTGGAGCGAGCTGGCCGGGGAGTCGGATGCAAACATCTTCTACATCGGCGACTGTCCACATACCTGGCTCTTCCAGAATGTTGCTGCTGTGGTTCACCATGGGGGTGCGGGAACCACCGCCTGTGGTCTTGTAAATGGGCGGCCAACCACCATCGTACCGTTTTTCGGCGA TCAACCGTTTTGGGGCGACATGGTCTCCAAAGCCGGCGCAGGCCCGGATCCAATTCCACATGCCTCACTCAACCCTGACAATCTCGCCGCTGCAATTAAATTCTGTGTCACACCGGAAGCTGCCTCTGCCGCGCTGGAAATTTCGATCAAGATGCAGTCCGAGACCGGCgtggcggcagcggtggaCTCGTTCCATCGCAATTTGCCGTTAGATCGGATGCGATGCAGTATCATCCCCAATCAAGTTGCAGTATGGACTTACGGCAGCAAAAAGGAGTCTCTGAACTTGTCCAAGACAGCTGTGAGCATTCTGATTGAACACAACAGAATAGATGCCAAACAGCTGAAATGTCACGCCATCAaccccatcctcatcgaGAATCGTCGCTGGGATCCTCTGACCGGCGTCATGTCTGCTGCCTCGGGTACCGGAGAAAACATGTTACGATCGACGGGCGAGATGTTCTACAATCCATACAAGGAATACAAACGCGGACGCGCTGCAAGAGCTGCCGGCGCAAGCGGAAGCTCGCAAGATCTATCTCGATCCACCAGCTCAACAGAACCAGCCTCTCACTCCACCAAATCTCCAAGTGATCACGTTCAGTCACAAAGTTCCCCGCCTGCACTCAACCGATCTACGAGCGAACAAAGACAAGACTCATTTGACACTGCGAGGAATATGGTCGGGGCGGGAATGAAGGGTTTCGGTAAATTCTCTGCCACTTACTTCCGGGGTATGGTGGTGGATGTTCCGCACGCGGGGGCAGAGGGCTTCCGCAGGGCGCCGCAGCTATATGGGGAGAAGCCGAAGGATTACGGGACGGTTTCAGATTGGAAGTCTGGGATCAAAGTCGGCGGTAAGAACTTCGTAGGGGGCATGGCTGGCGGCATCAAGGATATCATCCAATATCCGATTCAAGgggcgctggcggatggaAAAGACGGTGCGCTTAGGGGTCTTACCAGGGGGGCTTTGGGGATGGCTACGAAGATGCCTTCCGGTGAGTGA
- a CDS encoding uncharacterized protein (ID:PFLUO_006974-T1.cds;~source:funannotate): MDNEVPLPPPRRIRHRSPAAHGASTGSGTKTSTSSLRKSRRLSRFDDRSSQPSSDPALFSSDDIPASGLENYHAPVTVGGNGSRKRRYRGTWWGEQVVDPNKRKRAEFKEKRYVDSGVWMGSDESSNAESLMLSSEGDAPGCWGEDLLKTALESRLNGRNQSQTQLRGHGPMPIRAANAAAGAFKAHEESAEHRYAKEVVNDCLEKGNDSVDLGNLHMRSIPSGLLRPLQHLTKLPSVNEAPVSENVFTSLQPFLRIFLSNNSLLELHTELFELIGLKVLSLRNNKLSEIPPTISRLTALQDLNVSVNRLSHLPWELLWLVLQGELKHLIVRPNSFVSIEEAQIAEWHSRSEGKEDDDEEPHNPLQLRENNEGITPAEAWAPIHVATGPTIQLNMEGKPMPDCWITTLATTTTTTNSSNSPSLREVALRAVAKLPALDQVSPADLAEYPALVIPLLQRAKEVRASGGRVCSVCKGDFVIPRSEWVEWWDCTPHENGLKRPRASAEMMRPLPFRRVGCSWACVPDGARSG; this comes from the exons ATGGACAACGAGGTCCCTCTTCCCCCGCCGCGGCGCATCCGGCACCGCTCGCCAGCAGCGCACGGCGCGAGCACTGGCTCGGGGACAAAGACAAGCACGTCGTCCTTGCGCAAGTCGCGTCGCCTATCGCGGTTCGACGACCGCTCCAGCCAGCCGTCGAGCGACCCGGCTTTGTTTTCCAGCGACGATATCCCAGCCTCCGGGCTGGAGAACTACCATGCGCCTGTGACTGTGGGCGGCAACGGGAGCAGGAAACGGCGGTATCGCGGGACCTGGTGGGGGGAGCAGGTGGTGGACCCTAACAAGCGCAAGAGAGCCGAGTTTAAGGAGAAGCGCTATGTTGACAGTGGTGTGTGGATGGGAAGCGATGAGTCTTCGAATGCGGAGTCGCTTATGCTCTCTTCGGAGGGGGATGCGCCGGGCTGCTGGGGCGAGGATTTGTTGAAGACGGCGCTGGAGTCCAGGCTGAATGGCAGGAACCAGAGTCAGACTCAGCTGAGAGGCCATGGCCCGATGCCGATACGTGCTGCGAATGCTGCCGCGGGTGCTTTTAAAGCTCACGAGGAGTCGGCGGAGCATCGCTATGCGAAGGAAGTGGTCAATGATTgtttggagaagggaaaCGATAGTGTCGACCTAGG GAACCTCCATATGAGGAGCATACCGTCCGGTCTGCTACGCCCTCTACAGCATCTGACCAAGCTCCCCTCTGTGAACGAAGCCCCAGTATCCGAGAACGTGTTCACGTCCCTGCAGCCTTTTCTACGCATTTTCCTATCCAACAATTccctcctcgagctgcaCACCGAGCTATTCGAGCTAATCGGCCTGAAGGTCCTAAGCTTGCGCAACAACAAGCTCTCCGAGATCCCGCCGACAATCTCCAGACTCACAGCGCTGCAGGATCTCAACGTATCCGTTAACCGGCTAAGCCATCTTCCCTGGGAGCTCCTGTGGCTGGTTCTTCAAGGAGAATTGAAGCATCTGATCGTGCGACCCAATTCTTTTGTTTCCATTGAGGAAGCGCAGATTGCAGAATGGCATTCTCGTTCCGAGGGcaaagaagacgacgatgaagagccTCACAACCCACTTCAGCTCCGCGAGAACAACGAGGGAATTACACCCGCCGAGGCATGGGCGCCCATCCACGTCGCCACGGGGCCGACAATCCAATTAAACATGGAAGGCAAGCCTATGCCAGACTGTTGGATCACCACACtagcaacaacaacaacaacgacaaaCTCCTCAAactccccctccctccgcGAAGTCGCCCTCCGCGCCGTAGCCAAGCTCCCAGCTCTCGACCAAGTCTCCCCCGCCGATCTAGCCGAGTATCCCGCCCTGGTGATCCCCTTACTGCAGCGCGCGAAAGAAGTCCGCGCAAGCGGCGGCCGGGTGTGCTCCGTGTGCAAAGGGGACTTTGTCATTCCTCGCTCGGAGTGGGTGGAGTGGTGGGATTGCACGCCCCATGAGAACGGGCTGAAGAGGCCTCGCGCTTCGGCGGAAATGATGCGCCCGCTGCCATTTCGGCGGGTTGGCTGTTCGTGGGCCTGTGTGCCGGACGGTGCGCGGAGTGGGTAG
- a CDS encoding uncharacterized protein (ID:PFLUO_006975-T1.cds;~source:funannotate), which translates to MKFSAVATSLLCLAAHVAAGETTTSISTTTITKTLLRVNAVTATPSSSSMTSVPATSTRLVTSKPTSSSHPAAPTKTGAAVHLGAGVPAVLVAGSFALVLGQAL; encoded by the coding sequence ATGAAGTTTAGCGCTGTTGCAACCTCCCTGCTCTGCCTAGCGGCCCACGTTGCCGCTGGCGAAACTACcacctcgatctcgacgacgaCTATCACCAAGACCCTGCTGCGCGTCAACGCCGTCACCGCGacccccagctccagcagcatgACCTCCGTGCCGGCCACCAGCACCCGGCTGGTTACCTCCAAGCCCACATCGTCATCCCATCCCGCGGCTCCCACCAAGACCGGTGCCGCAGTCCACCTCGGCGCGGGCGTGCCCGCTGTCCTGGTTGCTGGATCCTTTGCGCTGGTTCTTGGCCAGGCACTGTAA
- a CDS encoding uncharacterized protein (ID:PFLUO_006976-T1.cds;~source:funannotate) has translation MPVVAGPAAGGPAGPSTFDKMKMGALMGSTVGGIMGFIIGTVTVFQYGAGPNGVMRTLGKYMLGSGATFGLFMSIGSVIRTEGPYNDAWLRARGPPMMLPRASPLRPVRQ, from the exons ATGCCAGTTGTTGCAGGACCAGCGGCAGGGGGCCCTGCCGGTCCCTCGACCTTTGACAAGA TGAAAATGGGCGCCCTGATGGGATCCA CTGTCGGTGGAATCATGGGCTTTATCATTG GAACCGTGACCGTCTTCCAGTACGGCGCTGGCCCCAACGGTGTCATGCGCACCCTGGGCAAGTACATGCTGGGCTCAGGTGCTACTTTCGG ACTGTTCATGTCCATTGGCAGCGTTATTCGCACCGAGGGACCGTACAACGATGCCTGGCTCCGTGCCCGTGGCCCCCCAATGATGCTCCCCCGCGCGAGCCCTCTGCGTCCGGTGCGCCAATAA
- a CDS encoding uncharacterized protein (ID:PFLUO_006977-T1.cds;~source:funannotate), translating to MTAVASPPSVQSGPRLGWYSAGDGGQGALPSVNADEVSRMFMPRKQLQRSNSSSSIASSSSTSTVSPSSQDPPAGQGANGEYKSNIAAKKKNARNPWPSSKSEPVAGITNTRSQAVPAFSSGPSASSTMSAIHQPSSIVPSQHMLQPSQQNGVRPSNGQAAETPAILALVPINGTFEKKQINVPFYPDVLRIGRQTNAKTVPTAVNGFFDSKVLSRQHAEIWADKAGKIWIRDVKSSNGTFVNGHRLSPENRESEPHELRENDTLELGIDIVGEDQNTIVHHKVSAKVEHAGVYGTAPNILDLNFGDLDPASGGGLLPSPLSQPLSHLRGRAGSNVSNRSAQSASSTQLNALHQQRQMNYWNSPISIEQVAKRLTGELKQAKQQSQDLHQTDDFLTSIMKPGYVEKEKAAKPSSSENSVPRQLNGRPKMPRVDSFSRFSDPPAPPPQQPLPQKPDAPPRSGADAFSPLKRSDTEKPKGMGVTSPVSRDSSQILSLIEALSSAKREIDTQGSRIKELENLLKQERAAREWAEEKATKTETSPNLDGADAKPEVAPVVPLEQPEQVSKHEDVEIAAETNGPVSPPESTRPEVSQADFSADVNTKTLQHRLDTMMEQMEAMRQQVASFKERAEKAEDESVRSHTSLAEMIETLRKERAATVSAASPDSKSTAHVHDPTGHAPGCSALGKDDATHAKMRDSSTQPLDPTSSKELDAAATAFATQRSRHNLLEQSSPYASMLGVVLLGVGLMAYLNGWQKVDK from the exons ATGACTGCGGTGGCATCTCCGCCTAGCGTTCAATCGGGGCCTCGCTTGGGATGGTACAGTGCTGGTGACGGAGGACAAGGAGCGCTGCCCTCAGTGAACGCGGACGAGGTCTCTCGCATGTTCATGCCGCGAAAACAACTTCAGCGGTCCaactcctcttcctccattgCATCGTCCTCTTCTACATCGACTGTGTCCCCCTCTTCGCAAGATCCACCTGCTGGGCAAGGTGCCAACGGCGAATACAAAAGTAATAttgctgcgaagaagaagaacgccagAAACCCCTGGCCGAGTTCCAAGTCAGAACCGGTCGCGGGGATTACCAACACTCGATCTCAGGCGGTGCCTGCTTTCTCATCGGGGCCCTCTGCATCCTCGACCATGTCCGCCATTCATCAGCCGTCATCCATAGTCCCATCACAACATATGCTTCAGCCGTCCCAGCAGAATGGCGTTCGACCGTCAAACGGCCAGGCCGCGGAAACCCCTGCGATCCTGGCCCTGGTCCCGATCAACGGCACTTTCGAGAAGAAACAAATCAATGTGCCATTCTACCCTGATGTCCTGCGCATTGGTCGACAAACCAATGCCAAAACGGTGCCGACCGCTGTCAATGGTTTCTTCGACTCCAAGGTTCTTTCACGGCAGCACGCGGAGATTTGGGCCGACAAGGCTGGGAAGATTTGGATCCGGGATGTCAAGTCATCCAACGGCACGTTTGTGAACGGTCACCGACTGTCTCCGGAAAATCGCGAATCAGAACCACAtgagctgcgcgagaacGATACACTGGAGTTGGGAATCGACATTGTGGGCGAGGATCAGAATACCATCGTACACCACAAGGTCTCGGCAAAGGTTGAACACGCTGGCGTTTATGGAACCGCTCCGAATATCCTCGATCTCAATTTTGGAGATCTCGACCCAGCCTCTGGAGGCGGGCTCCTTCCTTCGCCTCTCAGCCAGCCCCTGTCTCatctccgaggccgagcaggGAGTAACGTGAGCAATCGGAGTGCTCAAAGCGCAAGCAGCACCCAACTCAATGCGCTCCATCAACAACGTCAAATGAACTATTGGAACTCCCCGATCTCCATCGAGCAGGTTGCCAAAAGACTCACG GGCGAACTGAAACAAGCAAAACAACAATCGCAAGATCTACACCAGACCGATGATTTCTTGACGTCGATCATGAAACCGGGCTATgtagagaaagaaaaggccGCTAAGCCATCTTCGTCTGAAAACAGTGTTCCTCGACAGCTCAACGGCCGTCCCAAGATGCCTCGCGTCGACTCCTTCTCTCGATTCTCTGATCCACCCGCCCCACCTCCACAGCAGCCGCTGCCTCAGAAACCCGATGCTCCCCCGCGGAGTGGAGCCGATGCATTCTCTCCATTGAAGCGCAGTGACACAGAGAAGCCCAAGGGTATGGGTGTAACTTCACCTGTCTCCCGTGATTCAAGTCAGATCCTATCCCTCATTGAGGCATTGTCATCTGCCAAGAGAGAAATTGATACTCAGGGATCTCGTATCAAGGAACTTGAGAATCTCTTGAAACAGGAACGGGCTGCGCGGGAGtgggcagaggagaaggccacGAAAACGGAGACAAGTCCGAACTTGGATGGTGCAGATGCCAAACCCGAGGTGGCGCCCGTTGTACCTTTGGAACAACCAGAGCAGGTGTCTAAGCATGAAGACGTGGAAATTGCCGCGGAAACCAACGGCCCCGTTTCACCTCCTGAATCTACGCGCCCGGAGGTCAGTCAAGCCGACTTTTCGGCAGATGTCAACACCAAAACTCTCCAGCATCGCCTGGATACCATGATGGAGCAAATGGAGGCCATGAGACAGCAAGTCGCGTCGTTCAAGGAACGAgccgagaaggccgaagatgagTCGGTTCGGTCTCACACGTCACTGGCTGAGATGATTGAAACGCTGCGGAAGGAGCGCGCTGCGACCGTTTCTGCAGCAAGCCCGGATAGCAAGTCGACTGCACATGTCCATGACCCGACAGGACATGCTCCTGGGTGCTCGGCTCTGGGCAAAGATGATGCAACGCACGCTAAAATGAGAGACTCGTCAACACAACCCCTCGATCCAACCTCTTCGAAAGAACTAGACGCTGCAGCCACAGCCTTTGCCACGCAACGGTCTCGACATAATCTTCTGGAACAATCCAGCCCCTATGCATCCATGCTTGGTGTGGTGCTATTAGGAGTTGGATTGATGGCCTATCTCAACGGGTGGCAGAAGGTGGACAAGTGA